GACATGACGCAAGAGGCAATCACCGCAACATGGACAACTGTTGGATCTCATGCTCATATTTACGTCCCCCTTGTTAAAGAAATGTTGATATAAATGCAGTCAAAAAAGTGTTGATTAAAACTGGATTTTAGCAGCATGAATTCGACCATTGGTATTGACGCGATCCTTTATAATTCTGCAATAGACCGCTTCATATCCATCAACCATCTGGATAACGCTAAACTTGCTTTCTATATATTCTCGGCAAGTTTGACGATTTAATTCCAATGCTGAGGGAATCATTGCTGCCATTTCTTCGTAGCTTTGGCACACGAACCCTGACACACCATTGGCAACAACTTCTGATACAGAACCCATATTGATGGCAATAACTGGTGTACCAGTTGCCATTGATTCAATCATGACTAGACCAAAAGGTTCTTGCCAGGTAATGGGGAAGAGAGTAGTAGCAGCATTACCCAGAAGTTCAGCTTTCTCAGCATGGTTAATTTCACCTAAATACTGAATTTGCTGACCATCTATTTGGGGGGCAATTTCTTGTTCAAAAAACTTGGAGTCTACTACATCGACTTTTCCTGCCATCTTTAAACGCCAGCCCGCTTGTTTGGCAATAGCGATCGCGTGTTGCGGTCCCTTTTCTGGAGAAAAGCGTCCCAAGAATGCGAGATATGGTGGTTCTTCGTGTTTGGCTACAAAAGGATAATCTTCTGGATTAATCCCGTTATAAACCGTGCCTGCATAGTTCAGGTCTATTTGACGTTGCGCGTTACTAATGCTGACGTAAGATTGCTTTTGGTGATGGGAATAGACATGCCGATTGTCCGGTGTAAAACTGCCGTGCAGGGTATGCACTGTTGGCGTTGGCACTAAACTCGCTAAAGGTAATGCCGATATCCCTACATGGGAGTGAATTATGTCGAATTCCGATGCTAGCTGGTAAACTTGGCTGAGTTCTAGCATTTCGTACACTGCATACTCTTTGACATTTGGGTCTAAGCGCAACGCACGAGGATAAACTGCTTCTAACTTAGCCAACGTTTGCGAATCGCCAGATGCAAACAACGTGACATCATGACCCCGTTTTACAAGTTCATCAGTCACACGACTCACAACTAGTTCAATGCCTCCGTATGTTGGAGGTGGAACTCGTTCCCACAAGGGGGCTACTTGAGCGATTTTCATAGGTCTTTTAGTTCAGCGCTTTTACTGGGCTATAACTCGGATTTGTATCCAACTTAGGTAAAGCATTTATACTTACCTATCTAATTCTTAAGTTAACCCAAATATTTTGCAAGAGTGCAATTTCGGTTAACCGTACCTAGAAATAGTCACCAGCAACTTACGGAGAGTCAGCAATATATTTAGCAACTACACTCTTAATATAGTGCTGATTGCAGAATTTTATCATCTATCTTGGGGATCAGAAAAAATCCAAATTTTTGTAACTAAAAATACTAAATTCCCGGATGGGATCAATTCTTTTTACTTGCGGCTAACTCTTGACCAATGACCATTGACCGATAACTATTAACTATTGACTAATGACCACTGACTACTGATAAACCACTGTAAAAAAAATGAAAGTTGCTACTTGGAATGTCAACTCGATTCGCATACGCACTGGACATGTTATCGATTGGTTGAGTCAAAATCGGGTTGATGTCCTCTGCATACAAGAGACTAAAGTTGTGGATACTGAATTTCCGCGTGCGCTTTTTGAGGAATTAGGCTATCACCTTTATACATCAGGACAAAAATCATATAACGGTGTTGCGATCGCTAGTTGCCAACCACTAAAGGACGTCAGCTGTAGTTTTTATGATGTTTTGTCAAATTTAGACCCAGAATGGGACGAGCAAAAACGGATTATTACAGGTAGTATAGATAATGTAAGAATTGTTAATCTTTATGTACCCAATGGCTCCTCTATTGGAAGCGAAAAATACAATTACAAACTGCGTTGGTTAACAGTACTGCGCGAGTATTTAAAATCGCTTCTGGTGACCTCACCCAGTATTTGTATGTGTGGTGACTTTAATATCGCTTTAGAAGACAGGGATATTCATGAAGGTGCGATTGCCGTAAACCAGATTATGGCTTCCGTTCCAGAGCGCCAAGCCCTACGAGACGTTTTATCACTGGGATTCAGTGATGTTTTTCGTAAATTTACATCTGAAAGCGGGCAATATAGTTGGTGGGATTATCGCGCTGCTGCTTTTCGGCGTAACCTGGGTTGGCGAATCGACCATCACTATCTCACACCAGACTTGTACGAGCGTGCTAAAAGCTGCTCCATTGATGTTACTCCCAGAAAATTAACTCAACCCAGCGACCACGCGCCAGTCGTTGTGGAATTTTAGATTTTAGATTTTGGATTTTGGATTAGGGGATTTTAGATTTTGGATTTTGGATTAGGGGATTTTGGATTAGGGGATTTTAGATTTTGGATTTTGGATTAGGGGATTTTGGATTAGGGGATTTTAGATTTTGGATTTTGGATTAGGGGATTTTGGATTTTGGATTTTGGATTTTGGATTAGGGGATTTTGGATTAGTGTGGAAATGTCTATTGCATAGAGGGATGTGGGCGAAAGGAAATAACTAAATTTACAACACCTAGTGTTCATGACCCAATCCAAAATCCAAAATCTAAAATCCAAAATTCCAAATCCTATGTTTCTAGTTACTGGAGCCACTGGAGGAATAGGTCGCAGAGTAGTGCGACTTTTGCGGGAACAGGAAAATCTTGTGCGGGCGTTTGTTCGCCTCACTTCACATTACGGTGAGTTAGAACACAGAGGAGCAAATATCTTCATTGGCGATTTGCGCCAACAGCAAGATATCCAAAAAGCTTGTCAAGGTGTTCGGTATATTATTAGCGCTCACGGTTCTGATGGTGACGCCCTGTCCTTAGACTACCGCGCTAATATTGAACTTATCGACCAGGCAAAAGCAAATGGAGTGCAACACTTTGTGTTCATTTCCGTGTTGGGAGCAGATCGGGGTTACGAAGATGCTCCCGTGTTCAAAGCCAAACGAGCAGTAGAAAAATACCTGGAAACTAGTGGTTTAAACTACACTATTTTACGTCCAACTGGATTAGCATCGGATTTGCTGCCATCAGCAGAAAGGTTTCGAGAAACAGGGTTATACTTGCTCGTGGGTGACCCTAAAAATCGTACCTCTATTGTCAGTACAGATGATTTGGCTAGGATCGTGGTGGATTCAGTAACCTTGGAAGCTGCTCGCAATCAAATTTTTGCTGTTGGAGGACCGGAAATTTTGCGAAGAGAGGATATTCCCAAAATTTTTAGTCGCGTATTTAACAAAGAACCAGCGGTCATCAATCCGCCACTGTTTCTGGTTGACGCGGTCAGGGGAGGATTTGGTTTGTTTAATCCCCAAGCACAGAAGACTTTGGGTACTTTCCGCACCTTACTAGCAAATGAATTTTTCTGTAACCATGAGGAGATTGCTAAAGTAGAAGCAATTTTCAATTTTCAATTGGAAACACTAGAAAACTTCCTCCGCCGATATTTGGCAGTATGAATGAGGGAGTGGGGAGTGGTGAGTAGGGAGTAGGGAGAGTTATGAATAACTATTCATATAATTGACAACTCTTTACTCTGATTCCCTACTCCCTACTCCCTATTCCCTACTCCCCAATCTAAAATTTTATGAAATATTCCCTAGTAGCAAGTGCAGCTCAAGCACGTAAAACAAAACAGCGTTTCGCTAAACCAGAGGAACAACTTTCTTATGAACTGGGTAAGGCAGTTCAGGAATTGCCACCTTTATATACTAGATTGTTAGCAGGAACAATTAGCGCAGTCGTATTTGGAGCGATCGCATGGGCGCACTTTTCCCAAGTGGATGAAGTGGCGACAGCACCGGGCGAGTTAATAGCATTTTCACAGGTTCGTCCGGTGACAGCTTTGGGTAATGGATCGATTCTTGCAGTTAACGTCAAAGAAGGCGAGCGTGTGATCAAAGAGCAAATTTTGATTCAACGCGATCCTGATTATCAACAAGTTGATGTTGCTCGTCTATCGCAATCTACCAAGCTGATTCAAGAGGACTTGCGGCGTTTAGATGCAGAACGCATTGGAGTTAAAACTACGGGAACGCAGCTCCAAGATGAACTGTTAAGTTCGCGTTTGCGAGATTTTCAAGCCAGTCAAGCAGCTGCGGAAGCAGAAGCAAAGCGTCAGTTAGCCCGAATCGATCAAGCCAAAGTAAGATTGACTCGATTGCAAGAAAATTTGGTGAATGCGAGAACTAGCTTTGCCAATGCGAGAACTAACCTTGCTAACGCTCAAACTCTCCGTGCTAAAATTGAGAATGGCATGACTATTGCCAAGCAAAGAGAACAAAGTCTGAAAACTCTAGTCACTCCCGGTGCGATACCTAGAGTTGATTACTTAGACGCACAAGAAAGACTCAATCGTGCAAATGCGGAAATTACTAGGGCTAGTGACGAAATCACAAACGCCCAAAATAGAATGACAGAGGCGCAAGATAAAGTCAAATCTTTAGAAAAAGATCTTGATGCTCAAGCCCAAGAAATCCGTCAAGCCGAACAAGCATATCAAGCTGCAAGTACTCAAGCAGAAAAATTAGCTTCAGAGCGCCAGAGTGAAATTTTAACTCAGATTAATAAACGTCAAGAAGAATTGACCACCGTTCAAGGTCAGTTCGAGCAGGCGAAGAAGCAAAAAGATATGGAAACCATTAAATCCCCAGTTTCCGGGACTGTTTACAGAGTTAAAGCAACTAAAGGACCTGTTCAAGCAGGTGAAGAATTGCTGTCAATTTTACCTGAAGGAGAAGAACTCCTTTTGGAAGTTAAAGTACTCAATCGCGATATTGGTTTTATTCGTGAGGGAATGAAAGCAAAAGTTAAGATGGCAACCTTTCCTTTCCAAGAATTTGGCACAATTGATGGGGAAGTGGTACAAGTGAGTCCCAATGCCATTGTTGATAAAGAAATGGGCTTAGTTTTTCCCACAAGAATTAAGTTGAGCAAACACGTGGTTATGGTACGGGGTCAAGAGGTTGCATTTACTCCGGGGATGACAGCTTCTGGCGAAATTGTGACTCGTAAGAAGTCAGTTTTGACTTTTATCATGGAGCCAATTACTCGTCGATTTAGCGAGGCTTTTTCTGTTAGGTAATACGATGCGTGGATTTTAGATTTTGGATGAGTGGATTTTGAAGTTTAGATTTTGGAGATTGGAGATTGGAGATTGAAGTTTGGTTTTTGGATTGATCAAGTTTTTATTTCTTGTGGTACGGGCGTCCCCGCCCGTACATAGATGAGAGGGCGGGTGAAGACGCCCACCCTATTCCATGTGGTTTATGAATCTGAAAATTGCTGTAGTTGCGGGCTAGAAGCCCGCACCACAAGACGACTTCCCTACCCCCAGATTAAGAAAAATATTGATCGATCATTTTTTCAAGTTCTTTCAAAATCTTCTCAATATCACCTGTCCCATCATCCTTCTCTTTTTTATCTTTCTCATTGTCACTTACGCTATAGCTAGCGATATTGAAAGTATTTCCATCACTAAATACTTTTGAGAAAAGAACAGAATTTCCAGATGTTTCATTGTTCTTCATTTTAGGCTGGAGACTGAAAACAGATTCTTGCAGCTCCTTATCACTGTTCAACTGATTTGGTAACGTAGGAATTTCACTTGTCCAGCTACCAACCTCTGGAATAGGCAAAGAAGCCAATTCTCCTGTCTTGCTAAAGCCATCATTATATTGTTTGATACGGAAGTTAGAAGATACACTATTGCTTTCTGTAACAAAGTTAGATAGATTTAAAGTCGCTGCTTGTGTACTGTTGGCTGAGGTTTCTGAGACAATTTGACGGATTTGAGCATCACTTAAGTTTTTGTTAGCACTGAGCATCAGAGCAACAACACCAGCAACATGGGGAGTTGCCATTGATGTTCCGCTGTAGGAAGTATAGCCATTGTCTGGAATTGTAGAGTATACATTAACTCCCGGTGCAGTTACGTAAGTGAGGGGGTTGCTTCCTGCTTTGTTAGAGAACTCTGCTATGTTGTTATCCTTATCTACTGCTCCAACCGCAATTCCATATTTTTCCGCGTAACGGGCAGGATACCCTGGTTGCGAATCGCTTTCATTACCTGCCGCCATAACAACAATAACGCCTTGGCGACTAGCATAATCAAGGGCTAACTCCAGAAGAAAGTTACCAGAACTCCCACCCAAACTGAGATTAATGACGTTAGCGCCATTGTTTACGGCATAGTAAATTCCATTTGCGATCGCAGTATAAGAACCTGCACCAGAGTCATTCAAGACTTTTACTGGCATAATTTTGGCATCATAGGCAATACCCGTGACACCAACATTATTGTTTGCGCCTGCAATAGTGCCAGACACGTGAGTACCATGACCAGCGATATCTAAAGTATCTTTGTTATCTGCGTCAAAGTTCCACCCATACACATCATCTATGTAACCATTGTCGTCGTCATCTATGCCATTATCGGCAATTTCTTTGCTATTCGTCCAAATATTTGTTTGTAAGTCATTGTGGTTGCGATCGACTCCAGAATCTAAAACAGCAACAACAACACCTTGACCTGTATATCCTTGTTTCCACACTTCTGGAGCTTTCACAAAATCGGCTCCCCAATTGTTACCTCCAAGGTCAGCGACATCAGCAAAGGTATTCCGATCGGTAGCTTGAGCTACTGCTGCAGCTGCATTAATCGAACCATAACCAGAAGTAGAGCTAAACTGGCTGTTGGCAGTCGTGCTGTAAGTTGTTACAGAGTCTGTAGCTATTTCTAAATTTTCTACTCTTGAATTAAAGCTACTACTGTTAAGGCTTAAGTCATAGTCATTATTAGAATCAAAGGCATTTACTGAGGAGATAGAAGGAATAGTTAGCCCTTTATCGGAAGATAAACTGTGACTCGTAATATCATGGGGCATCAGTATTTTCTCCTCACTCAAATCTATTGAGAGTTTTTTACGCAAATTATGTCTTTATGTAGAAATTACTATTTAATTTAAGAAAAAAAAGATAGTTATTTGACAAATATTCTTTTTTTAAAAGTTTTGTAGTTTATGGATTTTTTCGATAGCGATACCAGTCTTCATAAAGTTAGCGAAGAAAACGCTATTCTCTCTATTAGTGCAAACTAGACTATAGTCTGTACGTTCGCTCATTTTTAAAGGGAGAAAGGAATTAATGCCTGACAGGGTAAGGAAACAAAAGAATTGTGAATCGGCGAAAAACCTAACCGTGTAATACGTGGAAAAGGGGGATTGATAGCTATAGGTTTGCACATAAGATGATATTTTGACAACGAAGGAATAGTACTTTCAGGCACAGTTTTTGCGCATAAGATGAAACGTATCGGCGCAAAAAGTGAAAATTTTCTACCAAAGAAGAGCAGGGATTTTTAAGAGTTAGGTAGGAAAGTACTCCGACTCTACTAGGAATTAACTCTTATGTTGTTTTTGAGTAATAATACTTAATCGTGTAGATGTGTTGACAAAATCGGTTCTCCAACACCTACTGCCAAAGCTTTATGAGCAAACATAGCGCTTATCAAAGCAACTGTAACAGCAATACTCCCCAATCCAGTGACAGAGACTACAAAAGGAATTGAGAAAGCTCCAACAGTAAAAAAAGCGCAAGCAACACAAAGCGCGAAACTGATAGCAACACCAATGGAGCTAGCTACCGCAGAGGCAATACCCAAAGCTCCAGCGACGAGATTGGCAATTAAAGCTCCAGTAATAGTGACAACAACTGTGATCGCAACAGCGCTCAAACCAGCGCCTAGACCTTGCCTAATAGTAATGATAAAGAAAACTGCAATCAAAATTAGGCTAAGCACGCCTGTGATTGAATTTTTAATGTTGCTGTCAAATATAACTGATACGAGATAAGCCGTGGAGCCTGAAACAACCCCCGATAATCCCGATATCAACCATAAACTCGTAACTAAACCAATCGCCCAACGCTTCTGTAATCCAGCTTGAGCAGCTTTGAAGTTAGCACCTTTGAGGTTAGCGCCCCTAAAATCCGCTTCTCGGATATCTGCACCGCTAAAGTTTGCCCCTTCTAGATTCTGACCTCTGAAGGAGCGCCCACGGAGATTTTGACCGGAGTAATCCAGGGGCATAACGAGCGAAAAAATGTTTCCTTACACATACAGCTTCTTCCGTCTGTTTTCCGGTTTTAGAGAAAAATGGCGTGTAAACTGACGATCGCAGCAGCGCAGGCTTTGGCCCCACACGAATCTGATTACCCCTAGGCGCGATATCTGGGTGTTCAACGAAGCGCCCTCTTTGGAGGAATTTAGCAGGTCCTGGAGCGTCAAAGTAAGGGCTTAGTATGGCTTTCACTTTTTTCACCTATTCAAACATAGCGATTAAATAAATGGAATATGGATTTTAGTTTAACAAGGGCAAAAACTGATGAGCATTAATCCACTCTTTACTAAGCTTATCAGAAACACCATACTTAGACTTAAGTTCAGCTGTTAACCAATCAATTATCGATTGACCATCGCCCCCCTAAGAAGACAAGTTGAACAACACCGGGATGGGGTAGGTAGGGTCAAATTTTTTACTTATCGCTTGGTCGCGATCGGCGATCGATGACGGCGCTTACTGCCAGATCGCATTATATGTGGATGTAAGGCGATCCAAAAGTGCTGTATGGTAAAGAGTGCCACTAGGGGATACTATCAATTACGAATGACGAATGATGATGAATTGCCCATACTGCGGGAGTAGTGTTTCCAACGTAGATGCCAGTGTAGTTTATCAAGTACCGGGCTACGGTAGATTGTGGCTGTGCGATAATTACCCAGTCTGTGATGCTTACGTGGGAGCACATTCCCAAAACAATGCCCCGAAAGGAACTTTGGCTAATCGACAACTTAGACATTGGCGGCGAAATGCCCATGCTTGTTTTGACCCAATATGGAAATCGGGAAAGATGAGCCGTAAAAAAGCTTATAAATGGCTTTGCGAACAGATGGGACTGACAAGAGAAAAAGCCCATATTGCCATGTTTGATGAACAGCAGTGCAGACAACTGATAAAACTTTGCTTTTTGAGAAACGAGCAAGCAGAAACTGGGGATTGATTTTTGTTTTTCAACAGGAGTGCGATCTGGCTGTACTCCGTAATACCCTGTTTATTGCTGTTATAAATATAACCAAAAAATTGAAATTACATATTGAACCACCAATACTTATGTATTCCTTTCAGTTTTGAATCCACGTTTCCGTGTTCATCCGACCATGTTAGTGTACTATCATCACCACATACATAACCATCGCTACCAAATTTGTTTTGACCCTCTTCTATGATTTCCATCATCACTTTAACGATGGTTCTTTCACTGACAGAAATGTCATAATGGTCTAGAAGCAATTTTTTAATATCTTGAGCACAAACCTGACTTTTCACGGCAAGTCCTCAAACCGCGAAACAACGTGACTTTTTCCACAAGCTAATTCTCAATAGCTCTAAGTTAATAAAAATGGCTAACGTAAAAATCAGGGTTTGAGAAAAGCTCAAAATGGTGTTTTCCAGATGCCATGAAAAGTCAGGAGCACAAACACCATCAAAAAATCTCGGTTGCTCGTTTAGAATATTAACAATCAGATTTTTGAGTTGTTCTGCTTTCATTGCCCATTCCAATAAATTGATATTCCAACTAACTACTGTACAGGCGCAATGCCTTGCGCCCCTACCAACCACTAACGATGACAGGCGAGACGCCTGTACTACGCCACTAACCACTAACAACTTACACAGTCGTATCCCAGTAACTGAAGTTTGACTGAACTTCACTCCAACTGACTTCGATAACACCAGGTTTGGAAGAGCTTGTGTTTATACCCCAGGGATTGAAAAGGGCAAATTTTTGGGTAGAAGAGTTATAACCAACAAGTGAGTAAGCGTGACCGGCTACTATATTTGCTCCCACTCCAGTGGTTTTTGTACCAAGTCCAACAAGTTGTCCGGAATTGAAGGCATTGATAATTGAGTTACAATCAATAGCTTTACCAAGTGCAGCTTTCTTACCAGTGATTTGTGCAAAAGCATCACTCATGTACCCTCCTTTACCAATACCTTCGTAAGTATTAGTATTGTTTTGAAAAATCCATCCTGATTCGTTTAGTTGAGCATAAGCTTTTTCAGCAAAAGCAACCCATAATTCATTACTAGCATTGCTGTAGTGACTGCCTTTACTTGCATAAATAAAAGCTCCAGAGGCGTCAGTGGGTAAATATTTGTCTACTGTGACGTAATCTGCAACTCCACTTCGCCAAAAGCGTACTGTAAAGGTATTGTCACCATTGTCAATGAACATACTCTCTATTGTGTTAGGGGTGCGAGAGGCTGTTGATGCTAGCCCTGCTAAGAAATAGCAGTCATTCATACTGCCTTGTTTGACATCTTCGTAGTTAATGCCATTTTGAAACAAAGAGCCACTTGCATACTGATAGGTGTAAGAGCTTTGCGGGCGATCGCTCCCAAAAAACCACTTGTTAATTAAGTTTTCTAGTTGAACATCGCTACTACCAGCAACCAAATTGCCTAAAGAGTTTCCTTGATACTTTTGGTTAGCAGTGTCATTATTAAGAACTTTATTAGACAACACTCTAACGTGTTCAGATATGTTTATGTAAGAGGTATTACTTATCAATGTACGGAGATCTGCTAGTTCAGTCCCATCCACCACATTTCCATCTTTCGACTCGCGAAGAATAGAGACCATATCGTTGCGATCTAACAAGCCATCACTAAAACGCGATCTTGCTGCCGAACGTATGACTTCATCTTGAATATTTTGGTCAAACCAATCTAATGCTGCTCCAACTTTAAAGCTTGTTTGTGTACTTTGCGTGCTAGCACCCAGTTTGTCGTAAGCTTTTGCTAGTAACTGGTAATTACCGCTAGATAGGCTATTTAGACAGTAAGTGAAGCTGCTGTAACAACTGTCAGTGTTATCAACAGAGAACTCTAAGACGTCATGAATATCTTGCCAATTACTTCCATCTTTTTGCAGCCAAAAATCAACTCGTGCCAAATCATTTGCACCGTTAGCGTCAAAAACCCTAGTATTGGTGAGATTGACTGTCTCTCCAGCTTCATAAGAGCCTTTATAAGTGTTGAATTGTAAAGATTGTGGTGCTTCGTTTTTAAAAGCCTTTAAGTTGTAACTGGTGTTTGCACTACCAACACGAGAAACTTCAATGTAATAAGTACCTGCACCTACAGTAATACCTAAGGATTCAGCCGTGTTATGACGGTTGTGTGAACCTGTAATGGTTGAACCGTTACTATCAAGCAACTGTACATCTGCATCTGCTGAAAGACCATCAAGACTTAAACTCAAGCTACTACTACCATTGAGGCTAAAACTATAGTAATCATTTGGATTACGCCGATCTAAAGAGCCTGCAAAAGTTTGATGGCTTGCAGTAATGTTAATACTTAAAGAAGTGTGGAGAGCATGACTGGTAAAATCGTTTTGCATAAAAATATATGTGTCCTTTTGCCGCAGAGATTTGGTAGACACACCAATCAGAACCTAAGCTAAGCTAAGGTTTTGCAGAAAGCTCAACGCGTGAGATTGAAGGTCTGTTATTCAATAATGCTTATTGCAACCTTAAAACAGCCACGCTAAAATCACGTATTTTTTTTAACACAAAATTATTTTTATATCAGTGTAAAAACTTATAATAGTGACTCCATGACCAGTGGTCACTGGTCACTGGTCACTGGTCACTGATTATGCAGATCCCATCCCAAGAGCCAATGTTCTACGTACAGCTGCACCAGCATTCACAAAACCATGACCGTAATCTTTGTCATGACCGGGAGTACCCAAGTCGTAAGCTGTTTGTGACAAAATTTCCTTGATTTGGTAAGCAGTCAGGTTCTTGTTAACACTCCAAAGTAATGCAGCTACTCCAGTCACGTGTGGTGCGGCAGCTGAAGTTCCATTAAAATTGGAGTTAGTGCCAAACTGCAATGCAGAAAACGTGTTCGATTGAGACGCGTTTGCGGCTAGTACCTCACCAGGTGCTGATAGGGTCAGATCTTGTCCGCCATTAGAACTCCACCAGTTACTGTAAGTAATACGTTCTCCCAAGAAACTTCTTGGATTGCTATAGTAGTCTCTACGTCCCCAAGAAGCACCTACTGCTATAGCATTTGAGTACTTAGCTAAAATTGCAGGTTCTGCAAGAGTGTCTCCGCCACTGTTGCCAGATGCAAAGACAAATAAAACGTTTTGGTGATTAACAACCAGTTGCTCTAATAGCGTTGAGAATCCTCCAATTAAGCTAAAGTTAATTACCAAACGCCGATTTTCTGTATTTGCCTTACGAATCATTTCTTGAGTGGCATCTACCAAACTTAAGTCGTTAGCATCACCACCCAAAACATCAATATGAAAAACCTCGAAATTCCCAATGCCACTCGTCCCTATACCGTTATTAATCGGGGCATTAATGACTGATTGAGTTGAAAGACCATGAGTTGTAGCAGCGATACCGCTTATCTCGTCCACATAGTTATTTGGGATATAAGTAGTAAGTCCTAGATCGGGGTGAGTATTACCATTGAGAACTGCTAGACCCGTATCTTGAACTCCCACAAGAACGTTCGAGTTACCTGTAGTGAAACGCCAAGCATCTTGCACTCCCATCATGTGTAAGTTCCATTGGTTATTAAACAGGGGATCGTTGGGTTGCACTGACAAATTAAACACTTGGTCTGCAAATACAACGCAGTTCATGCCTTCAAAAAGAATTTTTCTGCCATCAGTAAACTCAATGGCATCAAATAGACGAGTGCCGTTACCTAAGTTATAAAGTACCCCCCCGCCGCTAGTATTGGCAAATTTCACAGAAACTGTTGTGGAAAAAATTGTTGACAAATCCAACCAGTCTCGCTGTCCGCTACCATAATCAACGTTGCCATTACCTAAGAATACTGAGATGGCGGGACCGGACTCATAAGTAAAGGTATTAGCTCCAAGATCTCCTCTAACAATACGTGTACCGTTGTTTAGGGTTTGAGATGTAACTGCAGAAGCGGGTATCGGTGTCACAGCATTACCACTATTACCATTACCACCACCAGTAGAACTGGGTTGCGTGTTGCTATCGATGGGTATGAGTAATGTATCTTCGTTGAGAGGGGTTGCTGAAATACTCAGGTTGTAGTATGTTTTACTGCTGTTAGTGTCTGCATAAACCTGAACATAATATGTACCAGGTGATAGCCTTTGAGTGATGACTTCGTCTACATTGCCCACATTCTTAGAACTGGCAAGGGTAATACCACTGATGTCTTGTAACTTAACATCAGCATTGGCACTTAAACTGTTTAGTTCTAGTTTAATGTTGCAAGTGTTGTCAAGGTTAAATTTATAAGAGTCGATCGCTGAGCTATCTACCCAATCGCTGTAAATGTCAGTGTAATAATTGATCGGAATGGACAGATCTCTACTATAAGTATGATTAACACTGTCTGTAAGTGTTGTTAAAATACTTAACGTGTATTCTGCTACGGAATCTCCACTTGCATAAACTCTGTTGTCAGAGTCTCCTGTTTTTAATGTTGTGTCAATTAACTCAAGTGTCGTACTACCAAGTTGAGAAACCTCGATCGCTTTCGCTCCGTCAATCTTATTATCATTTTCAGATACAATTGGGTCTACATCTACAACATTAAATTTTTTTCCTGGTTTAAAACTACTGCGACCATAAAGATTGTTTGTGCATAATTCATCACTACGTATATTTACATAATTCTTGATGGCGATCGGATTATTCAAAATATTTGAGTTACAACTGGTC
This genomic interval from Scytonema hofmannii PCC 7110 contains the following:
- the xth gene encoding exodeoxyribonuclease III encodes the protein MKVATWNVNSIRIRTGHVIDWLSQNRVDVLCIQETKVVDTEFPRALFEELGYHLYTSGQKSYNGVAIASCQPLKDVSCSFYDVLSNLDPEWDEQKRIITGSIDNVRIVNLYVPNGSSIGSEKYNYKLRWLTVLREYLKSLLVTSPSICMCGDFNIALEDRDIHEGAIAVNQIMASVPERQALRDVLSLGFSDVFRKFTSESGQYSWWDYRAAAFRRNLGWRIDHHYLTPDLYERAKSCSIDVTPRKLTQPSDHAPVVVEF
- a CDS encoding glycosyltransferase family 4 protein, whose product is MKIAQVAPLWERVPPPTYGGIELVVSRVTDELVKRGHDVTLFASGDSQTLAKLEAVYPRALRLDPNVKEYAVYEMLELSQVYQLASEFDIIHSHVGISALPLASLVPTPTVHTLHGSFTPDNRHVYSHHQKQSYVSISNAQRQIDLNYAGTVYNGINPEDYPFVAKHEEPPYLAFLGRFSPEKGPQHAIAIAKQAGWRLKMAGKVDVVDSKFFEQEIAPQIDGQQIQYLGEINHAEKAELLGNAATTLFPITWQEPFGLVMIESMATGTPVIAINMGSVSEVVANGVSGFVCQSYEEMAAMIPSALELNRQTCREYIESKFSVIQMVDGYEAVYCRIIKDRVNTNGRIHAAKIQF
- a CDS encoding HlyD family efflux transporter periplasmic adaptor subunit, coding for MKYSLVASAAQARKTKQRFAKPEEQLSYELGKAVQELPPLYTRLLAGTISAVVFGAIAWAHFSQVDEVATAPGELIAFSQVRPVTALGNGSILAVNVKEGERVIKEQILIQRDPDYQQVDVARLSQSTKLIQEDLRRLDAERIGVKTTGTQLQDELLSSRLRDFQASQAAAEAEAKRQLARIDQAKVRLTRLQENLVNARTSFANARTNLANAQTLRAKIENGMTIAKQREQSLKTLVTPGAIPRVDYLDAQERLNRANAEITRASDEITNAQNRMTEAQDKVKSLEKDLDAQAQEIRQAEQAYQAASTQAEKLASERQSEILTQINKRQEELTTVQGQFEQAKKQKDMETIKSPVSGTVYRVKATKGPVQAGEELLSILPEGEELLLEVKVLNRDIGFIREGMKAKVKMATFPFQEFGTIDGEVVQVSPNAIVDKEMGLVFPTRIKLSKHVVMVRGQEVAFTPGMTASGEIVTRKKSVLTFIMEPITRRFSEAFSVR
- a CDS encoding SDR family oxidoreductase, with protein sequence MFLVTGATGGIGRRVVRLLREQENLVRAFVRLTSHYGELEHRGANIFIGDLRQQQDIQKACQGVRYIISAHGSDGDALSLDYRANIELIDQAKANGVQHFVFISVLGADRGYEDAPVFKAKRAVEKYLETSGLNYTILRPTGLASDLLPSAERFRETGLYLLVGDPKNRTSIVSTDDLARIVVDSVTLEAARNQIFAVGGPEILRREDIPKIFSRVFNKEPAVINPPLFLVDAVRGGFGLFNPQAQKTLGTFRTLLANEFFCNHEEIAKVEAIFNFQLETLENFLRRYLAV
- a CDS encoding S8 family serine peptidase, with translation MPHDITSHSLSSDKGLTIPSISSVNAFDSNNDYDLSLNSSSFNSRVENLEIATDSVTTYSTTANSQFSSTSGYGSINAAAAVAQATDRNTFADVADLGGNNWGADFVKAPEVWKQGYTGQGVVVAVLDSGVDRNHNDLQTNIWTNSKEIADNGIDDDDNGYIDDVYGWNFDADNKDTLDIAGHGTHVSGTIAGANNNVGVTGIAYDAKIMPVKVLNDSGAGSYTAIANGIYYAVNNGANVINLSLGGSSGNFLLELALDYASRQGVIVVMAAGNESDSQPGYPARYAEKYGIAVGAVDKDNNIAEFSNKAGSNPLTYVTAPGVNVYSTIPDNGYTSYSGTSMATPHVAGVVALMLSANKNLSDAQIRQIVSETSANSTQAATLNLSNFVTESNSVSSNFRIKQYNDGFSKTGELASLPIPEVGSWTSEIPTLPNQLNSDKELQESVFSLQPKMKNNETSGNSVLFSKVFSDGNTFNIASYSVSDNEKDKKEKDDGTGDIEKILKELEKMIDQYFS